The Caldisalinibacter kiritimatiensis genomic interval ATACACATAAACCATTAAGTAATTGATTCCCAGGTACTCTTCCTTCATTCAACTCTAATTTTATTCTAGTTAAAATAGCCTTCCCTTCACTTTTAGCTAAATACGCACCTGCAATTCCTGTAACTAGAACTAATCCAATAGTTGTAAATACACTTGTAACTTGAGATAATTCAATAAGAATATATAGTTCTACTATTGGAGTAATTGTAAAAAGTAAAATTAATTTAAAAAGCATGATAGCCTCCTTATAAACATAATAACATACACATTCTATATTTCTTCTACACTTTCCTTTAATTCATTCCACAATTCTTTAAATTTATTCCTAAAATTAACTGGTCTTAACTCCTTATCTACAAAAGCGTGTTTAGTATAACCTTCTGCTAATAAAATATTATCCTTTTTTCTATATATCTCATAATTAAATTCTAATCTTACTCCTTTAACTTTTATCAGCTTTGTCTTAATTATGATTTCATCATCATATTTAGCTGAAATTTTATATTTACATCCCACATCTATAACTGGAAGTAATACACCTTGTTCTTCTAATTCTCTATAATCTAATCCAAAAGTTCTAAAAAACTCTGTTCTTCCTATTTCAAACCATGTAAAATAGTTTGCATGATACACTATTCCCATTTGGTCTGTTTCAGCATATCTTGCACGAATAGTTGTTTCATTTATCATTTTATTTCCCCCTATTACTGTGCTTATTGCTTTATTATATTATAACATAACTTTGTAGATAAACAACGTAATCAATTACAAAAGGCAGTGAATAATCACTGCCTTTTGTAATATAAGCTCATTTTATAATACCTTAGCTTTTCCTTTATATACAAATCCTCTAATACTATCTACTGTTACAACTGTACCTTCTTCTAATTTAGTCGTAGCATTTTCTGCTCCTACTATTACTGGTTTACCTAAGTTTAACGCTACTATAGCTGCATGTGAAGTTAAACCACCCTTTTCTGTAATTACAGCAGAAGCTCTTTCCATATATTCTACCATATCTTTGTCTGTATTAACTGCTACTAATACATCTCCATCTTCAAATTTATCTTTAAGCTCATCTGCGCTATTTCCAATTACAACTTTTCCTGTTGCAGACTTGCTTCCTATTCCCATTCCTTTAATTAATACTTCACCGACAATGTGTACTTTTATTAAGTTTGTACTTCCTGCAACCCCTACAGGAACTCCAGCTGTTATAACAATTAAATCTCCATTATTAATTAATTCTTTTTCTAAAGCTCTCTTAACAGATACGTCAATCACGTCATCTGTTGAACCAGTTTGCTCTGATAATACAGGGAATACACCCCATACTAATGCTAATTTTCTCATTACTCTCTTACTTGGAGTTGCTGCAATTATTGGAGCTTCAGGTCTAAATTTAGATACTGATTTAGCTGTATATCCTGATGATGTAGCTGTAACTATAGCTGTTGCTTCTAAATCTTGTGCTGTTGCACAAGTAGCATGACTTATAGCGTTAGTTACTGTAATATCTTTTCCAACTGACTTGCTCTTAAGTATTTCTTTGTAATTTAATGAATCTTCGATTTTCTTTGCTATATTAGCCATTGTTTTTACTGCTTCAACTGGATAACTACCTGCAGCAGTTTCTCCTGATAGCATTATAGCATCTGTTCCATCTAAAATTGCATTAGCTACGTCAGTAACCTCCGCTCTTGTTGGTCTAGGATTTCTTATCATAGAATCAAGCATTTGAGTAGCAGTAATAACTGGTTTTCCAGCTTCATTACACTTTCTAATTATCATTTTTTGCATTAAAGGTACTTCTTCAGCTGGTATTTCTACCCCTAAGTCTCCTCTTGCAACCATTATACCATCAGATACTTCTAAGATTTCATCTATGTTGTCAACACCTTCTTGATTTTCTATCTTAGAAATAATTTGAATGTGCTCAGCATTATTCTCTTCTAAGATTCTTCTGATAGCTAAAACATCTGCTGCCTTTCTTATGAAAGACGCTGCTATAAAATCAATATCATTTTGAATACCGAACTCTATATCCGCTCTATCTTTTTCTGTTATTGCTGGTAAGTTTATTTTTACATTAGGTACATTAACACCTTTTTTATTCTTAACAGTACCAGGATTTTTAACTACACATTTTATATCCGTTCCATCAATAATTTCTTGTACTTCTAATGCAATTAATCCATCGTCAATTAATATAGTATCGCCTTTTTCAACATCGTCTGCTAGTCCTCTATAAGTAACACTACATATTTCTTCGTTACCTGATACTTCTCTAGTTGTTAATGTAAATTCTTGCCCTTCCTTTAATTCTATAGCTCCGTTTTCAAAGTTGCCTGTTCTAATTTCAGGGCCTTTCGTATCTAGCATTATAGCAACTGGTAAATCTAACTCTTCTCTTAATCTCTTAACTAAATCAATTCTTCCCTTATGCTCTTCATGGTCTCCATGAGAAAAATTCATTCTTGTTACATTTAAACCATTTAGCATAAGCTGTCTTAATACTTCTTCTTTCTCTGATGCAGGTCCTAAAGTACAAACTATTTTTGTTCTTTTCATAATATCAATTCACCCCTAAATTGAAAGTATTTTTGTTAACTCATAAGCTTTTTTATCAAACTCTTTCTTAACATCTAATGCTTCGTCAATGTCCATATCAAATAATTCGTTCTTTTTAGCACCTATTACTCTACCGGATTTCCCTTCTAATAATAACTCTACAGCTCTTGCTCCCATTCTACTTGCTAATAATCTATCAAATGCAGATGGGCTTCCACCTCTTTGAATATGACCTAAAACAGTGCATCTAGTTTCTATACCTGTTTTTTCTTGTATTGTTTTACCTAGTTCGTATGCATTTCCTACACCTTCAGCTAACATAATAATACTATGTAATTTACCTCTATTTTTCCCTTGAATAAGTCTTTTACATACTTCGTCTACATCAAAATCTTCTTCTGGTACTATTACACTTTCTGCTCCTCCAGCAAGTCCTGCATATAATGCTATATCTCCGCAATCTCTTCCCATAACTTCAATAATATTTGCTCTTCCGTGAGAAGTTGAAGTATCTCTTATTTTACTTATAGCATCTAAAACTGTGTTAACCGCAGTATCAAATCCTATAGTATAATCTGTATATCCTAAGTCATTGTCAATAGTGCCTGGAATTCCTATAGTTGGTATTCCAGCCTCACTTAATTTCTTAGCTCCCATAAATGAGCCATCTCCACCAATAACAACTAAACCTTCAATTCCAAACACCTTTAATACAGTTAATGCTTTGTTTCTTCCTTCTTCAGTTTTAAATTCTTCACATCTAGCAGATCTTAGAACAGTTCCTCCTCTATGAATAATATCTGCTACTGAAGAAAGTTCCATTTCTTCAATATCTCCGTTAATAAGTCCATTATATCCTTGCTTTATACCCATGATTTTTATTTCGTTATAAATACCTGTTCTTACAACAGCTCTAATAGCTGCATTCATACCTGGAGCGTCTCCTCCACTAGTTAAAACCCCTATTGTCTTCATATCTTTTACCTCCTTACTTTTTATCCATAAGGGACATCAAACGTCCCACTATGTTTAAAAAATATTTTCTTTGTCCAATAAACTAAAAAATAAACTTTAATAATCATAAATAACATTTCTAGCTTCTTCAGCTTCAAATTGTGGGACCAGTATCTCATACATAGTATTTTTACCTTGCTTAGAAAAAGGCTTTTTCTTAACTAAGAAGCCTTCTTGTTGTAGTTTTTTTTCTATTTCATTGGCTGTAGCCAAACTATCCGCCATATAAATTGTAGCCCACATTTTATTCCCTCCGCTGTTAATTGTTTTCTGTCAATAGGCTTACCAGAATTATTTTAAGAATACATTATATTATACTAAAAAAATTATTTTTTTTAAACCTCATTTTTAATCTATATTATTAAAACTTATTTATCTCCTAAGTTATTATAACACATAATAAATTATAAATTGCAATAGTTTTTTGAAGGTTTAACATTAATTTTTTATTATGTTTTAAATATAAGCATGACTTATTATAAATTATGTTGAGGGATTAATAATCCCTCAACTATTTAACATACTTTTACGCATTCGTCACCTAACAATCTTTTAAGCTCTTCTATTCCATCTGTATTATTAATATCTACCCAATAATCTCTATTAGCCATCACCGTCTTACTTTGTCTTTCAATATATACATACACAGGTACATTTCCTGTATAATTTTTCAATATTCTCTTAATATCATCTAACTTCTTTAATGTCTCATCTTGAGAAATCTTCAAATATAACCTTTTCTTTTGAATTTTAACTAATGGTGTAACTTTTTCTGCTATTATTTTAGGGTCATCCTCTTCGTTAATACTCAATTTACCTTCAACCACCACAATACTATCTTCATAGATATATTTAGAATATTTTTCATAGGTCCTCGGAAAGATTATTAACTCAATATTTCCATATAAATCTTCTAATGTAGCAAATGCCATTATATTATTATTTTTTGTAGTCTTATTTTGTTTTCTTGCTATTAAGCCACCTATTACTATATAACTACCATCACCTTTAAAATTGCCATTAGCTAATTGTTTGTCTCCACTTCTTAGTTTCTCAACTAGTTCACTTATTTCTCCTGTATTCATGTTAGATATATTCGTTATTTCTTTTTCATATGATGATAATGGATGACCACTAATATATATACCTAACATTTCTTTTTCCATAGAAAGCAATGTCTTCTCGGGAAATTCTTTTACATCAGGTAATTTATCTTCTTTTACATTTACATTATCTGTAGTTTTCATTGTATCAAATAATGAAAACTGCCCTTTTATATTCCTCTTTCTATCTTGATGTACTCCATCAATTATTTTTTCATATACAGCTAACAATTGAGCTCTATTAGCTCCTAATGAATCAAACGCACCACATTTTATTAAACTTTCAACTGTACGCTTATTTACACAATTTAAATCTACTCTTTGACAAAAATCCATAAAGCTAATAAATTTTCCACCATTTTTTCTCGCTTCAACTATTGACCTAATTGCTGATGTACCTACATTTTTTACTGCTGCTAATCCAAATCTAATACAGTCGTTATTAACTGTAAATTTTTCGTAACTTTCATTTACATCAGGCGGAAGAATCTCAATGTCTAATCTCTTACATTCCTGGATATACATAGAGACCGAAGAAGTGCTTCCCATTACACTAGTTATAAGAGCAGCTATAAACTCTACAGGGTAATAGTATTTAAGCCATGCAGTTTGATAAGCTAAAACTGCATACGCAGCAGAATGGGATTTGTTAAACGCGTACTTAGCGAAATCTATCATATCATCATATATTTTATTAGCTGTATCTTCATCTACTCCATTTCTAATAGCTCCAGGAATTTCAATATCTCCATCCTCATCCTTTTTACCATATATGAAATGTTTTCTTTCCTGCTCCATTACATCCATTTTTTTCTTACCCATAGCCCTTCTTACTAAATCTGACCTTCCCATAG includes:
- a CDS encoding FxsA family protein; translated protein: MLFKLILLFTITPIVELYILIELSQVTSVFTTIGLVLVTGIAGAYLAKSEGKAILTRIKLELNEGRVPGNQLLNGLCVLIGGALLLTPGLITDILGFSLVLPGTREIYKKLIKRKLRQMIETGNVNFYFKKW
- the pyk gene encoding pyruvate kinase translates to MKRTKIVCTLGPASEKEEVLRQLMLNGLNVTRMNFSHGDHEEHKGRIDLVKRLREELDLPVAIMLDTKGPEIRTGNFENGAIELKEGQEFTLTTREVSGNEEICSVTYRGLADDVEKGDTILIDDGLIALEVQEIIDGTDIKCVVKNPGTVKNKKGVNVPNVKINLPAITEKDRADIEFGIQNDIDFIAASFIRKAADVLAIRRILEENNAEHIQIISKIENQEGVDNIDEILEVSDGIMVARGDLGVEIPAEEVPLMQKMIIRKCNEAGKPVITATQMLDSMIRNPRPTRAEVTDVANAILDGTDAIMLSGETAAGSYPVEAVKTMANIAKKIEDSLNYKEILKSKSVGKDITVTNAISHATCATAQDLEATAIVTATSSGYTAKSVSKFRPEAPIIAATPSKRVMRKLALVWGVFPVLSEQTGSTDDVIDVSVKRALEKELINNGDLIVITAGVPVGVAGSTNLIKVHIVGEVLIKGMGIGSKSATGKVVIGNSADELKDKFEDGDVLVAVNTDKDMVEYMERASAVITEKGGLTSHAAIVALNLGKPVIVGAENATTKLEEGTVVTVDSIRGFVYKGKAKVL
- the pfkA gene encoding 6-phosphofructokinase, with protein sequence MKTIGVLTSGGDAPGMNAAIRAVVRTGIYNEIKIMGIKQGYNGLINGDIEEMELSSVADIIHRGGTVLRSARCEEFKTEEGRNKALTVLKVFGIEGLVVIGGDGSFMGAKKLSEAGIPTIGIPGTIDNDLGYTDYTIGFDTAVNTVLDAISKIRDTSTSHGRANIIEVMGRDCGDIALYAGLAGGAESVIVPEEDFDVDEVCKRLIQGKNRGKLHSIIMLAEGVGNAYELGKTIQEKTGIETRCTVLGHIQRGGSPSAFDRLLASRMGARAVELLLEGKSGRVIGAKKNELFDMDIDEALDVKKEFDKKAYELTKILSI
- a CDS encoding acyl-CoA thioesterase, producing the protein MINETTIRARYAETDQMGIVYHANYFTWFEIGRTEFFRTFGLDYRELEEQGVLLPVIDVGCKYKISAKYDDEIIIKTKLIKVKGVRLEFNYEIYRKKDNILLAEGYTKHAFVDKELRPVNFRNKFKELWNELKESVEEI